The Vibrio rhizosphaerae genome contains the following window.
CAAGAGAAGGTTCATACGACTGATTTTGTGGCGTTGACGGATTTGCCAGAAATTTTGCGTGCTGCGCCAGTTCAGAAAGCGTTAGATAACCCAGAAGTCAAAAATGAAGGTTTAAATTCGTCTGTGGTTGAGGTCGCGCCTGAAGATGTTGTGGTTGTTCGTATTGAAGAGCGTCGCCCAGAAACATTACTGCCTTTCGATACTGTGAAAGCACAGGTTGTAGAGGCGTTGTCTAAAGTGAAGGCTGAGCAGCAAACAGAAGCAATTGCTGAGAAGGTACTTGCCGGCTTAAAACAGGGTGACATGGCAGCACTTGAGAGCAACAAGCTCAAATTTGGTGAGCTAACGATGATTGATCGGAGCTCGCCGCTGGCACGGTCAGTTTTTGCAATGCAAAAGCCACAAGATGGCCAGCCTGTTTACGGACAAACGAAAGATCATCAAGGCAATATTGTATTAGTTGAGCTAACGAAGGTTGAATCTAAGACGGATAAGCAATTAACTCAGCAGCTAGCTGTCCAGATGCAACGGTTGAATCGCCAACAAGATCTCTCTGGTCTTTTGAATATCTTAAGAGAGCAAACCGATATCGAGTATTATCTTGCGACACAGTGATAAGCCGGATGTAACTGATATGTTTGTTGAGACGGGCTACTTTTGTAGCCCGTTTTAATTTGTATCGGTCGGTATCGTATTTTTAGCAAGCTTCGCTAGGATGAGTCTGAAATTTTTAATTTGGAGATAAATCTTATGCTTAAAATATTACTTCTTTCTGTCCTATCAATTATCTGTCTGCCATTACATACCGTCTATGCTGCAGATAAGCCAGCATCCGCTGTGATGAATGAACGCCCCGCCAATGTCGTTAATATCAACAGTGCAACAGCTGAAGAGGTTGCTGCAACACTCAGTGGTATTGGGCTCAAGAAAGCACAAGCTCTCGTCAATTACAGAGAAGAGCACGGGCCATTTACTCAGATAGAGGATATTACGGCAGTAAAGGGAATTGGTCCGTCACTAATCGAGAAGAACCGTCGTCGGATAAGCTTGTAGTCGCAGCCATTGCTCGGATGAAATAGCCTTTACTATTCCTGTGGCAAGCTCATATTTAGATAGATAATCAAGTGCCTATTATATGGGGTGAGACGCTGCTTGATTAACATGATCTATTGCTTGCGGATCATCCACATACAGCCATTTGAGTACAGTTTGCTCTAATAACTGCTTGGTGGTGGGCTTAATCAACCAGCCATCCATCGTTGTTCTTATCTGAGCAATTTCATCATCACCCGATTCTCCAGAAAGCGCAATAATTGGCAGTGTCGGGTGAGTTTCTTTAATGAGTCTACATGCCTTCAAGCCATCCATAACGGGCATTTGAACATCCATGAAAATAATATCGATGGGATGATGGCGAACCATATCAACAGCTTCTTTGCCATTTACAGCTTCGTAAACTGTAAACTGAAGGGATTCCAAATAGAGCTTTGCCAATGCCCGTTGTGTTGAATTATCGTCAGTCACCAATGCGATTCTCTGTTTCTGATTTATTGATACAGCATGAGTGGATTTTGACCGTTCAGGTATTGGTATTTCTGACTCGTTCATTTGAGGCTGAGTCTGGAGAGCTTCTTGTGTGACGTGAGGAAAGGTGAGCGTAAATCTTGTATATTCACCGTAAACTGATT
Protein-coding sequences here:
- a CDS encoding ComEA family DNA-binding protein; translated protein: MLKILLLSVLSIICLPLHTVYAADKPASAVMNERPANVVNINSATAEEVAATLSGIGLKKAQALVNYREEHGPFTQIEDITAVKGIGPSLIEKNRRRISL